The window GCAGCACCACAGCCCAAGTACTGTGCTCACCTTGCTGTGCTCAATATCTTGGAAATCCACATCATTCACAGCTAGAACTTGGTCCCCTTCCTGAAGTCCTGCTCTATGTGCATCAGAGTCAGGAATCACCTGTTGGTAAAGAGAGAATACATGTGATTGGGACACGATAATTTCAGAAGACTGTCAGTGAAATTTGGTGCAATTCAAATGTAAGGTGCTATTGTTTTTCTGTGACAATGTATGCAGACGGATGGCCTGCCAAATGAAAAGTTTTAAGTGGGAAAGGGGGTGTCTCCATTATACCCCTTCTATGAATCCACTGAGTCATCCTCTCAGCCCTTGGGACATTAGGGTTCTGCAATCTGTTAATTTAACAAAGGGAAGTAACAATCCATATTGCCTACTGGGCATAAATACCTTGGAGATGAAGATGCCTAGCTGGGAGGCCTTTCCTCCTCGGATGTTAAATCCCAACTGTAAGACAAGAGCACAGAATGGGGGCTCAATGGAGACCACAAACACAAGAACAACTAGTAGCATCATTGTACAATAGCTCAGCTCGTGTGTCCCTGAGAGGAAAGTCAGAAGTTGTAGAAGTGTTATCTCAGCTTTTCTGTCCACAAGAAGGAAAGTTTCCTTACATCTGCACctgctttccaatccatcccCCTAACACTGCCAATTTCTGGTATGGACGAATCTAGCTCGGAATAAGGTTTCACAAGTTCACCTGAGCTCCAGGAGGCTTCTTCAGTGTGATGGTTCGGGGCAGAAACTGGGTCAACTCATTGTTGTAGTCTGGGTGGTGTACCCTCTGCAAGACACAGCAACCCCAGAAATTTTACCAGTCTTACTTCACACCTACCTGCATCTGGAACACTAATGAATTATCCTGAAGTCAGGAAAAGGAAAGGTCATAGACTTAATTTAAGTAGAACAGATAACACTGACTAAATAAGTAGATGGATAGCACTGGGACAGCCCAGTAGCTccccatttcttcattttttttttttttttttttgagatggagttttgctcttgttgcccaggctggagtgcaatggctcgatcttggctcaccacaacttctgcctcccaggttcaagcgattctcctgcctcagcctccctagtagctgggattacaggcatgtgccaccacgcccggctaattttgtatttttagtagagacggggtttctccatgttggttgggctggtctcgaactcccaacctcaggtgatccacctgctttggcctcccaaagtgctgggattacaggcatgagccaccgcgctgaaCCTCTTAACAGTATGGAAACGAAGGCTCCAAATTTCCAGAATTAACCGGTGTGAACAGACCCTAGCAGGAGGCTTCCATAAAGAAGTTCCCAATGGGTCCTGTTGCTCAGAATCCAGCTTCTGGGTCCTCTGGCTACAAGTGCTAAGATTCACTCTCCATTTCGCCTTCTAACCCTGCTATCCTACCTTTCATGCATCATCTCATgcccagggggaaaaaaatctcctaCTCAAGAATACAGATGGTTCCCACCTCATGAGGAGGAATCCATGCTGGAGGATTCTCATAGGCAGGCAAGAAAACCACCGGGTAGTCATCATAAGGAATACGGCTGTCCATCTCGGGCAAGGCCCTGGAAGAGTGAATCAGAACAGACAAAAAGTGGTTCAAAAGGGAGAGCAGCCCAACAAGTTTCAGAAAGCAGCTCCAACCCATTCCAAGGCAGTCTACAGGCCCAGCCCACATCTAGGTGTTAAGgttggaggagagaaggaagaaagaagaaaactcttAACTTAGCTAAACATCTTCTGGATGCCAAGCAACCTGCCAGGTACTCTAGAAAGAGGACCTCATTTTTCTCAATCCTGCAAAACAGATGTTACCGTCTTAAACCTGGAGAAGAGGAAATCAGGGTCGAGTCTAAAAAGATCTACTTTCGAAGCCCAAGGGAGTGTTAACTATCCGCAGGGACTCGGGGCAAGGCACCGCCCCACATTTCCTAGATGTGATTAGTAATGGTAGGGTCCTCAGATCGACCCTTCCATCACCTGACTAGCCACCTCCCACGTCCCCGCCCCACATTCTGCCTGAGACCCGCACTCTCAGCCGCATAAACGCCGCACCACCTCACCAGTGGGCAGTCCACAGCGACCTCAGACTCCACTCACCGCCAGCTCAGTCTGGGAACCGGAAGCGGATGCTCCGCAGGGTCGAAAAGAGGCCGGGCCAGGGTGCAACGAGCTGACCCTCCCCTTCCCACCGCGCCGGCCTGCGCGCGCCGACGTACGCGCTCCGCCCTCGGGCAGTCCGCACTGCAATTGGTTGGCGTCTCCGGGACGGATTTGAAACTTGGCGGTTAAAGCTCCGGCTGGGACAGGGCGGCGGGAGACCCAGGGAGAACGGGGAAGGGACATTTAGTTTGGTGAGTTACGGGGGCACACCTTAGCTCAGAACCTGTTTTTACCCAGTATCCTAGGGCTTTGGTTCTTTGTCGCCGTCCCCGTTGGagttttttctttgcctttcagaAGCCCGTGCACTCTCTTTAGAGTGCAGGGCTGACGGGCGGTCCAGCCCTGGCCAAGTCTGAATCTCCCAAGGCAGTGTTCCCGCTGAGGAGGGTCGGAACCGGGGAGGACGCCCTCCCACCCCTGCTGACCTACTAACATTCATCAGCGAGCCTTCTTTTTCCCCCTCGCAGAGACGGTGCTGAGATAGGATCATGAAGGAAGAGGTGAAGGGAATTCCTGTAAGAGTGGCGCTGCGTTGTCGCCCTCTGGTCCCCAAAGAGATTAGCGAGGGCTGCCAGATGTGCCTTTCCTTCGTGCCCGGAGAGCCTCAGGTGCGTAGCAGAGTCCAGAGTCTGTGTCTGAACAGCTGGGGCCAATGGTAACGAGGGATGTGGTCTTGCCTTTCATTTTTAACCTTACGCCTTGTCCCTTGCCTTCTCTAGGTGGTGGTTGGTACAGATAAATCCTTCACCTACGATTTTGTCTTTGATCCCTCTACTGAACAGGAAGAAGTCTTCAATACAGCAGTAGCGCCACTCATAAAAGGTGTATTTAAAGGTGAGGCGATTTGATTCCTGGAACATAACATATATATTCCTTGAGCatatactatgtgccaagcactgtgcttggGCACTGCAAATACAGGAATGGATGAATCATGATTCCTGCCTTCAAGAAGCCCTTAGCCTAATAACATTTGTGAAAGTCTCTGTACCCTTGAAGCTAGCTTTATTCTGTATTTGCTTTATGTGGTTCTGTTCATCTTTGACTtgtatatgtttgtgtttatCCTGGAACTTCATTAGATTATAAACTCTGTAGTGGTTGCTGATGGTGATAAGTGTGCCAACCTACTTGAGGCTCAGGCACTGCAAAGCTTGTTGAGGGATTCAGGTGATAAATAATATAGCTTCGAGGCCCTGAAGGAGTTCAAAGTCCAGGGGGTAGGAATGGAGATAGATGACtacataaataattttgaatatataaaaatttttaaatttttttgtacctatcttttagaagaaaaatttttcaagttaaaaatatacaacaGAGTCAGTCCTATGGAAGTAATAGCTCTGCTCTCATACAAAGTGGTATGAAAAACAAAAGGATGGCTCTAACTCTGCTTGGGGAATTTGGGGTGAATTTCACAGAGTGGGAAAACTTTGAGATGGGTCTTGAATAATGAATATACTTCTTTTAGGTGGAGAAGGGGAGTGCCTAAAGCCTCTGAATACTATGACCAGTTAATAATCTTTATTGGGGAAGCCAAGTCTTTAATGCTGTTGAAGACCATAGCAGGGTTCCAAAGAAGGGAGCAGTGCCTGAGAGATGTCTAATTATTATTCTAATACAGTGGTTATTCCAGATTCAAAACAGaggttcatttaaaaaaagtagaATTATGGCATGCTAGTGCCTTAAAGTTGAAAGAGACATTTGTATATCACCTAGTTTGTTTTTCATCCAAAGAAAAATGCGTTCTAACAATATCTGTTAAGTGAACTGCCAGTGTCTAAAATTTTTTTGACAGGGAACTCACTGACTCACAGTTGAGATTTGGGTTTTGGACAAGTCTAATTATGTTATTAAGATCTTTATATTGAGATGAAATTTGCTTCCTGGTAATTTCTACCCAGTGATGTTAGTTCATCCCTTTAGAAGCCTTCTAGGCAACAGCTATTCACATATTTTTTCACGTTTTTTTGTTTAATGATATGGCTCAAGGAACActgaaattttttgtttcaaaattttaagATATTAATGCAATAATTCAAACGTATAGAACGTTGCAAGAACagcataaaaaacattttttcgcTGAACCATTTGAGATGAGTCGTTGGCCTGATAACCCCTCATACTTTAGTGTATATTTCCTACAAAAAAGGACTTTCTTCTAAGTTACCACAATACAAccatcaaaacaataaaattttcacTGCTACATTACTACCATCTATTCCTGAAACCCCATTCAAGTTTCACCAATTGTCCCAGTAAATATTTTATGGCAAAAAGATCTAGTTCAAAATCACGTTTTATTTAGTTTTGCTGTCTCTTTAGTCTCCATTCTAAAACAGTTCTTTAGTCTTTGTTTGACTTTTATGATTTTGACATTCTTTAgtctttttttgacttttatgaTTTTGACACTTTGAAGATTACAGGCCAATTATTTTGTAAACCTTTTCTCCATATTGTTTTGTCTGGTGTTTACttatgattagattcaggttgtGTATCTTTTAGCAGGAATGTCACAGAAGTGGTGCTGTTTTCTTCTCACTGAAGCCTATTGGGCAGCACATGATTTTGATTTATTCTATTACTACTGATGTTCATTTTGATCATTTGATTAAGGTGTTAATCTGCTGGGCTTCTCCACtataatctttttcctttttacataCAGTATTTGGAAAGCCGTTAAGTGTTTCTACCTAATTCTCTTCAATTATCCCCGCCTTTCCTTTAGCCATTCCTGAAACAATATGGTTTTCAGACCCTTCACTATCTGGTCAGATTCCTCAGGCTATACCTCCACAGCTTAGTAAGAGCACCACAGTTCTACTTTTATATTCTTAACTTGGGAAACTGATAGAATTAAATTATGTTCTTTAAAGGCAACATAAAGTAGAAAGTGATTCCAATATACATGTGTTTGCTTAACATTGCCCTCGGTTGCAAAAACAAAGCCAATTATTTTTTATAGTCAGCTCAACAGCACCCTCTTGTACTCTGAACTCCTGGTACCACAGAGCCCTGAGTATTTTGTAAAAACTACTAAAACCTCGTTTCCCAAGTTATTGCTATCTGCACATATCTGTGATATTGCAGAAAATTATGGAATGTTATTCTCTTGCCCCATAGTCATGCCAGCTGATACCAGCAATCTATTACAGTGAAAATCTCAATTTAGCATCTTCTTATGATCCTTCATTTAGACCAACAAGTTTTTTCAAAACTTCAAAGTTTTCATTTAGattaaaacattgtttcaaagTTTAAAGGGTTTTTTCCTTCAGACTGCAAAATTATCTTGGTAAATAGCAGATAACAGCTTTAACATAAATATGATGATCATTTAACAGAGAAAGCTTGCTTTGTGTTCCTTGACAACATGTCTGCCACACTAATAAGGGACAGACTTCCCTAAGGTCATTATTTTTTTCACCTTGAAGTAAATTTGCATTTGTAGTTCCTTTTAGGTGCCATGCTTATAGTTTTAGAAGCTACTACCGTGCAATTAAGTAGCAAGTTATAATTATGCATCAGTTAACAACAGGGATACCTTCTGAGAAGTGCATTATTAGGCGGTTTTGTCATTGTATGAACGTCGTAGAGTGCATGTATACCaacctagatagtatagcctCCTATACACCTGagcctactgctcctaggctacaaacctgcaaagcgtgttactgtactgaatactgtaggcagttgtaacatcATGGAAAATATTTGTGATCTAAGCATAGAAAAGATGAAGTAAAAATACGATATGAAAGGTAAAAAGtgatacacctgtatagggcaatTACCGTGAATGGAGTTtgtaggactggaagttgctctgagtgagtcagtgatgagtggtgagtgaatgtaaGGGCCTAAGACATTATTgtatactactgtagactttataaacactggaTACTTAGGttacactaaatttattaaacattgtgtctttcttcagtaataaattaaccttcacttattataacttttttacttcataaactttaattttttaaatctttttgacttctttgtaataatacttagcttaaaacacaaatacattgcACAGTGGAATAAACATTTTCACTCTGCATCTTTATTctgtaagcttttttctttttaaaaaatatatatatttttactttttaaactttttgttaaaaactaagacacaaacatacacattagcctaggcccaCCCAGGGCCAGGATCttcagtatcactgtcttccacctccacgtCTTGTCCTACTGGAAAGTCTTCAGGGACAATAACATCCatagagctgtcatctcctatgacaaCAATactttcttctggaatacctcctgaaggacctgcctgaggctgttttacagttaactttattTATCATAAATAGAAGGAGTATACTCTTAAAACTGATAAAAAGTATGGTATAGTATAC of the Pongo abelii isolate AG06213 chromosome X, NHGRI_mPonAbe1-v2.0_pri, whole genome shotgun sequence genome contains:
- the PDZD11 gene encoding PDZ domain-containing protein 11 isoform X2; translated protein: MDSRIPYDDYPVVFLPAYENPPAWIPPHERVHHPDYNNELTQFLPRTITLKKPPGAQLGFNIRGGKASQLGIFISKVIPDSDAHRAGLQEGDQVLAVNDVDFQDIEHSKAVEILKTAREISMRVRFFPYNYHRQKERTVH
- the PDZD11 gene encoding PDZ domain-containing protein 11 isoform X1 — its product is MWAGPVDCLGMGWSCFLKLVGLLSLLNHFLSVLIHSSRALPEMDSRIPYDDYPVVFLPAYENPPAWIPPHERVHHPDYNNELTQFLPRTITLKKPPGAQLGFNIRGGKASQLGIFISKVIPDSDAHRAGLQEGDQVLAVNDVDFQDIEHSKAVEILKTAREISMRVRFFPYNYHRQKERTVH